A genomic region of Nerophis lumbriciformis linkage group LG28, RoL_Nlum_v2.1, whole genome shotgun sequence contains the following coding sequences:
- the prozb gene encoding protein Z, vitamin K-dependent plasma glycoprotein b — MAVCVVLPQMSVLWLTLLTCGLQVHGQGDVFVRAPAASNIFLRSKRANMFFVEEILQGNLERECYEERCTYEEALEYFEDNAKTLAFWSVYFDGDQCVPNPCLHGGNCTDKVGGFNCSCRAPHYGPFCQLGALAELNSQEDEAEVQKTPRLAPGMMPCPTGGPNMCHQLCTVSPYRFSCSCVEGFRLQSDEQSCLPEVDFPCGRLPGVPASAPMCHHGNCPWQAVLLDSGGEELCAGVLLGRRSVLISAKCLLQESDPQPSNFLVVTGIRGTVMSVKAFYIHKRYLENHQDYDLAFLELTSPLSLGTSQVHLCLPTKDFSENILMNSGRVGVAASVNQDLDQDLVYMSLDECRRQLNVSPPLNNKMFCMRSLSGQRRMYHQNQTQAASPQRTQSEGGLPFKSRGRSCGGLLAGTPVATMERGTAFLTGLLILPPQGCPQNGLAFTKVSRHLVWIRSRLEALENHMTTEAPKMKKTN, encoded by the exons ATGGCCGTTTGTGTTGTATTACCTCAAATGTCCGTCCTCTGGCTTACCTTGCTCACGTGCGGTCTTCAGGTGCATGGCCAAGGCGACG TATTTGTGCGAGCGCCAGCAGCAAGCAACATCTTCCTGCGCTCCAAACGAGCCAACATGTTCTTTGTGGAGGAGATCCTGCAAGGCAACCTGGAGCGTGAGTGTTATGAGGAAAGGTGCACGTACGAGGAGGCCTTGGAGTACTTTGAAGACAACGCCAAGACG CTCGCCTTCTGGTCCGTTTACTTTG ACGGGGACCAGTGTGTGCCCAACCCCTGTCTTCACGGGGGGAATTGCACCGACAAGGTAGGTGGATTCAACTGTTCGTGCAGAGCCCCCCACTATGGACCATTCTGTCAACTGGGAGCCTTAGCCGAGTTGAACAGCCAAGAAGATGAAGCGGAGGTGCAGAAAACTCCACGGCTGGCCCCAG GGATGATGCCGTGTCCCACTGGAGGCCCGAACATGTGTCACCAGCTGTGTACGGTGTCCCCGTACAGGTTCAGCTGCTCCTGCGTGGAGGGCTTCAGACTGCAGAGTGACGAGCAGAGTTGCCTGCCTGAAG TGGACTTTCCGTGTGGGCGCCTCCCCGGCGTCCCTGCCTCGGCTCCAATGTGTCACCATGGAAACTGTCCCTGGCAG GCTGTGCTGCTGGACAGTGGAGGGGAAGAACTTTGTGCCGGTGTGCTGTTGGGCCGGCGCTCGGTTCTGATTTCTGCCAAATGCCTCCTGCAGGAATCTGACCCCCAGCCCTCTAACTTCTTAGTTGTCACTG GTATCAGGGGCACAGTGATGTCAGTTAAAGCGTTTTACATCCACAAACGGTACCTGGAAAATCACCAGGACTACGACCTGGCCTTCCTGGAGCTGACCAGTCCCCTGTCCTTGGGCACCTCCCAGGTCCACCTGTGTTTGCCCACCAAAGATTTCAGCGAAAACATCCTCATGAATTCCGGGAGAGTTGGAGTTGCAGCAAGCGTGAACCAGGACTTGGACCAGGACCTGGTCTACATGAGTTTGGACGAGTGTCGCCGCCAGCTTAACGTCTCTCCTCCACTCAACAATAAAATGTTCTGCATGAGGAGTCTGAGTGGACAAAGGAGGATGTATCACCAGAACCAAACCCAGGCGGCGAGTCCCCAGAGAACGCAGAGTGAAGGTGGTTTACCATTCAAGTCCAGAGGCCGATCATGTGGAGGTCTGTTGGCTGGTACGCCGGTGGCTACAATGGAGCGAGGCACTGCCTTTCTAACAGGACTGCTCATCTTGCCACCTCAAGGCTGTCCTCAAAACGGGCTGGCGTTCACCAAAGTGTCTCGGCACCTGGTTTGGATCAGGTCACGTTTGGAGGCCCTTGAGAACCACATGACCACAGAAGCCCCAAAAATGAAAAAGACTAACTAA
- the LOC133571098 gene encoding coagulation factor X-like translates to MLCLGGLGCLGVLLISTASAHVFLSEGEATQMLTRRRRANSYFEELKQGNLERECMEERCNLEEAREIFEDQEQTNEFWAKYYDGDACESMPCAHGGRCEDGIGSYSCECAEGYQGSNCEIAAPQLCENQNGGCEHFCQMVRGHIECSCADGYFPVDKSCHSNEPFKCGAVIHGKTRSIFSYQHRNYTEGSDSWLNQTDIESNITSTAASSPGNFSTDQIAHDYEEEEDTLPEMVGMTRIVNGKDCPPGECPWQALLINEDGQGFCGGTILNQYIVLTAAHCMKQFNYISVRLGEFDVLVTDGNEANHNVEAVFKHHNYNPDTYHNDIALIKLATPIKFSRFVLPACIPESDFAEKVLMKQPLGMVSGFGRLGEGQQPSTILQRLAVPYVARQVCQESTNFHISTRMFCAGYDKEAKDSCEGDSGGPHVTKFKKTYFLTGIVSWGEGCARKGKYGVYTQVSKQIGWIHEGIQNLMSAGRVKRHQGPIRWLDM, encoded by the exons ATGTTATGTTTGGGTGGACTTGGGTGTCTCGGCGTGCTGCTGATCTCTACGGCCAGCGCTCACG TGTTCCTGAGCGAGGGGGAGGCCACTCAGATGTTGACGCGGCGCAGACGAGCCAATAGCTACTTTGAAGAGCTGAAGCAAGGCAACCTGGAGCGCGAGTGTATGGAAGAGCGCTGCAACCTGGAGGAAGCGCGAGAGATTTTTGAAGATCAAGAACAAACT AATGAATTCTGGGCCAAGTATTATG ATGGTGATGCATGTGAGTCCATGCCCTGCGCTCACGGAGGACGTTGTGAAGACGGCATCGGCAGCTACAGCTGCGAGTGTGCTGAAGGCTACCAGGGCTCCAATTGTGAAATTG CCGCTCCTCAGCTCTGTGAAAACCAAAATGGCGGTTGTGAGCACTTCTGCCAGATGGTGCGAGGACACATTGAATGCTCATGTGCTGATGGGTATTTCCCCGTGGACAAATCATGTCATTCCAACG AGCCCTTCAAATGTGGCGCCGTCATCCATGGAAAGACACGGTCCATTTTCAGTTATCAGCACCGGAACTACACGGAGGGAAGCGACTCCTGGTTGAACCAGACCGACATAGAAAGCAACATCACCTCCACCGCCGCCTCGTCTCCTGGTAACTTCAGCACCGATCAAATTGCGCATGACTATGAAGAGGAGGAAGATACCTTACCTGAAATGGTGGGAATGACCCGCATCGTCAACGGCAAAGACTGCCCGCCAGGGGAATGTCCATGGCAG GCACTTCTCATCAATGAGGACGGCCAAGGGTTTTGTGGCGGTACCATCTTGAACCAATACATCGTCTTGACTGCGGCGCACTGCATGAAGCAATTCAATTACATCTCTGTGAGGCTTG GTGAGTTTGACGTACTGGTGACTGACGGGAACGAAGCCAACCACAATGTGGAGGCTGTCTTCAAACACCACAACTACAACCCAGACACTTATCACAACGACATTGCTCTCATCAAACTGGCCACGCCCATCAAGTTCTCCAGGTTCGTCTTGCCAGCCTGCATACCTGAATCAGATTTTGCTGAGAAG GTTCTGATGAAGCAGCCGCTTGGCATGGTTAGCGGTTTTGGACGTCTTGGCGAGGGTCAACAACCGTCCACCATCTTGCAGCGCCTTGCCGTGCCCTATGTGGCCCGCCAGGTTTGTCAAGAATCCACCAATTTCCATATCTCTACACGCATGTTCTGTGCGGGCTATGACAAAGAAGCAAAGGATTCATGCGAAGGAGATAGTGGCGGGCCGCATGTTACAAAGTTCAAAAAAACATATTTCCTCACTGGCATAGTGAGCTGGGGAGAAGGATGTGCACGAAAAGGCAAATATGGCGTTTACACACAAGTATCCAAACAAATTGGCTGGATCCATGAAGGCATTCAGAATCTGATGAGCGCAGGCAGGGTGAAGAGGCACCAAGGACCAATCAGGTGGCTGGATATGTAA